A window of the Polaribacter batillariae genome harbors these coding sequences:
- a CDS encoding ABC transporter permease — translation MQKDKWLFEISPKNNLFDLNLKEVWQYRDLLILFVKRDVVTLYKQTILGPLWYLIQPLFTSVIFTLVFNNIAGISTGEVPPFLFNLAGVTIWNYFKECLTATSDTFKKNEAIFGKVYFPRVIMPMSIVVSNLLKFGIQIFIFICFYIYYVLTGHEILPNIYILFFPLLIVAMGMMGLGLGMIISSMVTKYRDLTFLVSFGVQLLMYLSAVMYPLDLMREKLISLKEGIDYSWVVDFNPIAHLIEFGRYMLLNDGNYSVFGIIYTAIFTIVIFFLGLLIFNKTEKTFIDTI, via the coding sequence ATGCAGAAAGATAAATGGCTTTTTGAAATATCCCCCAAAAACAATTTATTCGACTTAAACCTAAAGGAAGTTTGGCAATATAGAGATTTACTAATTCTTTTTGTAAAGCGTGATGTAGTAACCTTATACAAACAAACTATTTTAGGACCACTTTGGTATTTAATTCAGCCACTATTTACCTCTGTAATTTTTACTTTAGTTTTTAACAACATTGCCGGAATTTCCACAGGTGAAGTTCCACCTTTTTTATTCAACTTAGCAGGTGTAACTATTTGGAACTATTTTAAAGAATGTCTTACAGCAACTTCAGATACATTTAAAAAAAATGAAGCGATTTTTGGAAAAGTGTATTTTCCACGAGTAATCATGCCCATGTCTATCGTGGTTTCTAATTTGTTAAAGTTTGGAATTCAAATTTTTATATTTATTTGTTTTTATATTTATTATGTATTAACTGGACATGAAATTTTACCTAATATTTACATTCTATTTTTTCCATTACTAATTGTAGCCATGGGAATGATGGGCTTAGGTTTAGGAATGATAATTTCTTCCATGGTAACAAAATATAGAGATTTAACGTTCTTAGTTTCTTTTGGGGTGCAATTACTAATGTACTTATCTGCAGTGATGTATCCTTTAGATTTAATGCGCGAAAAGTTGATAAGTTTAAAAGAAGGTATAGATTATTCTTGGGTGGTAGATTTCAATCCAATAGCTCATTTAATAGAGTTTGGCAGATACATGCTTTTAAACGATGGTAATTATTCTGTTTTTGGAATTATATACACAGCTATATTTACCATTGTAATATTTTTCTTAGGCTTATTAATTTTTAATAAAACCGAAAAAACTTTTATAGATACCATTTAA
- a CDS encoding ABC transporter ATP-binding protein — MIDDVILKVENLSKQYRLGTVGTGTISHDFNRFLARIRGKEDPYLKIGESNDRASKGNSEYVWALKDINFEVKRGEVLGIIGKNGAGKSTLLKILSKVTAPTTGSIKSKGRIASLLEVGTGFHPEMTGRENIFLNGAILGMTKKEIASKLDEIVSFSGCERYIDTPVKRYSSGMKVRLAFAVAAHLEPDILVVDEVLAVGDAEFQKKAIGKMQDISNENGRTVLFVSHNMAAVKSLCKKGLVLEAGKSIFLGNIEEAIDFYLKNAKSERAYKVNTTDKVNYISKVYISDAQNNLIINSIDNTKDYFLNFELEIKEPKGLKFGTTLISIMNEPIISFPYENHFNKKGKYHLRIKLPISILKGGEYFIEAALWNSGEVFDNSEEYIVIEIIGTSKLEKTGESIKGYVLNNEKWTEKNI; from the coding sequence ATGATAGACGATGTAATTTTAAAAGTTGAAAATCTATCTAAACAATATCGTTTAGGAACTGTTGGAACAGGAACAATAAGTCACGATTTTAATCGATTTTTAGCAAGAATTAGAGGGAAAGAAGATCCGTATTTAAAAATTGGTGAGTCTAATGATAGAGCTTCCAAAGGAAATTCTGAATATGTTTGGGCATTAAAAGATATTAATTTTGAAGTAAAAAGAGGAGAGGTTTTAGGAATTATAGGTAAAAATGGTGCAGGAAAATCTACCTTATTAAAAATACTCTCTAAAGTTACAGCGCCAACAACAGGTTCTATAAAATCTAAAGGTAGAATCGCCTCTTTATTAGAAGTAGGTACTGGTTTTCATCCAGAAATGACTGGCAGAGAAAACATTTTTTTAAACGGAGCCATTCTAGGAATGACCAAAAAAGAAATAGCCTCTAAATTAGATGAAATTGTGTCTTTTTCTGGTTGCGAACGTTATATAGACACTCCAGTTAAAAGATATTCAAGTGGAATGAAAGTGCGCTTGGCTTTTGCTGTAGCAGCACATTTAGAACCCGATATTTTAGTGGTTGATGAAGTTTTAGCAGTGGGTGATGCAGAGTTTCAAAAGAAAGCGATTGGTAAAATGCAAGATATTTCGAATGAGAATGGAAGAACAGTTTTGTTTGTGAGCCATAATATGGCAGCTGTTAAAAGTTTGTGTAAAAAAGGTTTAGTATTAGAGGCTGGTAAATCTATTTTTTTAGGAAACATAGAGGAAGCTATAGACTTTTATTTAAAAAATGCTAAAAGTGAGAGAGCATATAAGGTGAATACTACAGATAAAGTAAATTATATTTCTAAAGTTTATATTTCAGATGCACAAAACAATTTAATTATAAATTCTATTGATAATACAAAAGATTATTTTTTAAATTTCGAATTAGAAATTAAGGAACCAAAAGGGTTAAAATTTGGAACAACATTAATTTCAATAATGAATGAACCTATAATTTCTTTCCCTTATGAAAATCACTTTAATAAAAAAGGAAAATATCATTTAAGAATAAAATTACCCATTTCAATTTTAAAAGGAGGTGAGTATTTTATAGAAGCCGCTTTATGGAATTCAGGTGAAGTTTTTGATAACTCAGAAGAATATATTGTTATAGAAATAATAGGAACTTCAAAATTAGAAAAAACAGGAGAAAGTATTAAAGGATATGTTTTAAATAACGAGAAATGGACAGAAAAAAATATCTAG
- the glf gene encoding UDP-galactopyranose mutase, whose amino-acid sequence MDRKKYLVVGAGFSGAVIARKLAEIGNKVLVIDKRNHIAGNCYTERDANTNVMVHKYGPHIFNTNNKKVWDYVNSYGKMRPFINKVIANTDKGIFSMPMNLLTINQFFKTKLKPFEVASFLKEKQKKIENPKNFEEQALAFLGEELYYNFFYGYTKKQWGCEPKELPASILKRLPIRFNYDDNYYNSKYQGIPENGYTEIVENILNHKNIEVKLGQEYNKKVNSAYKHVFYSGALDAYFDYKYDRLGYRTVFFEEKLENGDYQGNAVINYCEEKVPFTRIHEHKHFAPWEIHEKTIVVKEYSKETEGEDEPYYPKRLTKDKKILEQYKAYAKSCQENVSFVGRLATYRYLDMDKVIAEALAYSDYFISKTTPETNFKGEIFSDNI is encoded by the coding sequence ATGGACAGAAAAAAATATCTAGTTGTTGGAGCTGGTTTTAGTGGAGCTGTCATTGCAAGAAAGTTAGCTGAGATTGGTAATAAAGTATTGGTAATTGATAAACGAAACCATATTGCGGGTAATTGTTATACAGAAAGAGATGCAAATACTAATGTGATGGTACATAAATATGGACCACATATTTTTAATACAAATAATAAAAAAGTTTGGGATTATGTAAATTCATATGGCAAAATGCGGCCTTTTATAAATAAAGTAATTGCAAATACAGATAAAGGTATTTTTTCCATGCCAATGAATTTACTAACCATCAATCAGTTTTTTAAAACGAAGTTAAAACCCTTTGAAGTAGCAAGTTTTTTAAAAGAAAAACAAAAGAAAATAGAAAACCCCAAAAATTTTGAAGAACAAGCTTTAGCGTTTTTAGGAGAAGAGTTATACTATAATTTTTTTTATGGTTATACAAAAAAACAATGGGGATGTGAGCCAAAGGAATTACCAGCTTCAATTTTAAAAAGATTACCCATACGTTTTAATTATGATGATAATTATTACAATTCAAAGTATCAAGGAATACCAGAAAATGGCTATACAGAAATTGTAGAAAATATATTAAATCATAAAAATATAGAAGTAAAATTAGGTCAAGAATATAATAAAAAAGTAAATTCAGCATATAAACATGTATTTTACAGTGGTGCTTTAGATGCTTATTTTGACTATAAGTACGATAGACTAGGTTATAGAACCGTTTTCTTTGAAGAAAAATTAGAAAATGGAGATTATCAAGGAAATGCAGTTATTAATTATTGTGAAGAGAAAGTTCCTTTTACAAGAATTCACGAGCATAAACATTTCGCTCCTTGGGAAATCCATGAAAAAACGATTGTGGTAAAAGAATATAGTAAAGAAACTGAAGGTGAAGATGAACCTTATTATCCTAAAAGATTAACTAAAGACAAAAAGATTTTAGAACAATATAAAGCGTATGCCAAGTCTTGTCAAGAAAACGTTTCTTTTGTTGGTAGATTAGCAACTTATAGATATTTAGATATGGATAAAGTAATTGCAGAAGCTTTAGCATACTCAGATTATTTTATATCTAAAACTACACCAGAAACTAATTTTAAAGGCGAAATCTTTTCAGATAATATCTAA
- a CDS encoding glycosyltransferase yields the protein MIKDKILMVSDYPFVKNEGGPRGYFNKCIVDNVPDNIHLINNVIPKKISIKKKLLIRLDKIISILKNRKYRNKNLANKFIKVKKYKFLYFHDMYSFYDVIHLIQKNQIVIFQSHSPETPSEEEYKLGARGKTYEKILKIEKGVFERTNYLILPNEKCKVIYQKILKAQHKIAYLTTGIKPITNLVKIPLKDDKINIFYIGRRNEIKGFPLLIKNFEEVLKVRNDLRLFIAGSGELSSKNENIIDLGITHRAYDWINSVDYVISLNEKSYFDLNIIEAIAINTPLIMTTTEGHEFFKNRKGIISVDEDNLLATLTNKNIIQKKYKEKRKEDLQQFYLKELSHLVYKQRLEDLASKIIIENN from the coding sequence ATGATTAAAGATAAGATTTTAATGGTGTCTGATTATCCTTTTGTTAAAAATGAAGGAGGTCCTCGAGGTTATTTTAACAAATGTATTGTAGATAATGTACCTGATAATATTCATCTAATAAATAACGTAATTCCAAAAAAAATAAGCATAAAAAAGAAGCTTCTTATTAGGTTAGATAAAATTATATCAATTTTAAAAAATAGAAAGTACAGAAATAAAAATTTAGCAAATAAGTTTATAAAAGTTAAAAAATATAAGTTTTTATATTTTCATGATATGTATTCTTTTTATGATGTTATTCATTTGATTCAAAAGAATCAAATTGTAATTTTTCAGTCTCATTCTCCAGAAACACCCTCAGAAGAAGAGTACAAATTAGGTGCTAGAGGTAAGACTTATGAAAAAATTTTAAAGATTGAAAAAGGAGTTTTTGAAAGAACAAATTACCTAATTCTACCAAACGAAAAGTGTAAAGTAATCTATCAGAAAATTTTAAAAGCGCAACATAAAATAGCATATCTAACTACTGGAATTAAACCCATAACTAACTTGGTTAAAATTCCTTTAAAAGACGATAAAATTAACATATTTTACATAGGAAGAAGAAATGAAATAAAAGGATTTCCATTGCTTATTAAAAACTTTGAAGAAGTACTAAAAGTAAGAAATGACTTGAGGCTTTTTATAGCAGGTTCAGGAGAATTATCTTCAAAAAATGAGAATATTATAGATTTAGGAATAACTCATAGAGCCTATGACTGGATTAATAGTGTAGATTATGTAATTTCTTTGAACGAAAAAAGTTATTTCGATTTAAATATTATTGAAGCTATAGCAATAAACACACCTCTAATTATGACAACTACTGAAGGTCATGAGTTTTTTAAAAATAGAAAAGGTATTATTTCTGTTGATGAAGATAATCTCTTAGCTACATTAACTAATAAGAATATAATTCAGAAAAAATACAAAGAAAAAAGAAAAGAAGATTTACAGCAATTCTATCTAAAAGAGTTATCTCATTTGGTTTATAAACAACGTTTAGAAGATTTAGCATCAAAAATCATCATAGAAAATAATTAG
- a CDS encoding glycosyltransferase family 2 protein, which yields MNPLVSVVLPVYNVEKYISACMDSILNQTFQDFEIIVIDDCSTDNTINVITSYKDARIRIIKKEENKGLIDSLNIGFKEANGKYIARVDGDDINAIDRFEKQYNFLEKNREIKVCGSWLKSFGAYDKEIKHKEFHEQIKAQLLLSNPMSLGATMLNKEAYKNFDFKKEMLHVEDYDFWARTAWVCKMHNLQEVLYYYRTHQNQVSTKFKKIQLQNDIIIKLNLYKKLEYDSIKFTDSFLTKLLYTKEFISLKEFKLFFEWKKQLIKQNKRLKVFGNKPFKTILEKIVDSLIYSVYFVGDRKGIDKTWRLKALFILPFSNSLHILKKKVSYN from the coding sequence ATGAATCCTTTAGTATCTGTTGTTTTACCGGTTTACAATGTAGAAAAATACATTTCAGCATGTATGGATTCTATTTTAAACCAAACTTTTCAAGATTTTGAAATTATTGTAATAGACGACTGTTCTACAGATAACACAATAAATGTTATAACCTCTTATAAAGACGCTAGAATAAGAATCATTAAAAAAGAAGAAAATAAAGGATTAATAGATAGTTTAAACATTGGTTTTAAAGAAGCAAATGGCAAATATATTGCTAGAGTAGATGGAGATGATATTAATGCAATTGATAGATTTGAAAAACAGTATAATTTTTTAGAAAAAAATAGAGAAATTAAAGTCTGTGGTTCTTGGTTAAAATCTTTTGGTGCCTATGATAAAGAAATTAAGCATAAAGAATTTCATGAACAGATTAAAGCACAATTATTATTAAGTAATCCAATGAGTTTAGGAGCTACAATGCTTAATAAAGAGGCTTATAAAAATTTCGATTTCAAAAAAGAAATGCTTCATGTAGAAGATTACGATTTTTGGGCTAGAACTGCATGGGTTTGCAAAATGCATAACTTACAAGAAGTTTTGTATTATTATAGAACGCACCAAAATCAGGTTTCAACTAAATTTAAAAAAATACAACTCCAAAACGATATTATTATTAAATTGAATTTGTATAAGAAACTTGAATATGATTCTATAAAATTTACAGACTCTTTTTTAACCAAATTACTTTATACAAAAGAATTTATTTCATTAAAAGAATTTAAACTATTTTTCGAGTGGAAGAAACAATTGATAAAGCAAAATAAAAGATTAAAAGTATTTGGTAACAAACCATTTAAAACTATTTTAGAAAAAATAGTTGATTCATTAATATATTCAGTATATTTTGTTGGTGATCGAAAAGGAATAGATAAAACATGGAGATTGAAAGCACTATTTATTTTACCTTTTAGTAATAGTTTACATATTTTAAAGAAAAAAGTAAGTTATAATTAA
- a CDS encoding glycosyltransferase family 4 protein, which produces MHLENKNILIILDYGALGGAQRQALGLAKYLVEEKKCVVDLMLVHSDFESTEFTEFKKKSKIRNTFHIHNAYFYLPYEFSIKNLKRIKWILSYLYQLRKTLINKNYALTIPYLNKTSKVAFLIYKLLPSVKTTFWHQLGLDFLTNDLIEKYIAKNIPFVIGNAPNCFDIFKNEYPIATSKLHLLPQYLTLDVINKDKTKVKKELEIPTNTIVVGMIAHYRKDKYFDLLLDAFFEVLKVSKENIYLVILGNKDNDDTSLEIYKNLKNKVLENNVANNVSILSNIEVSDILNILDIAVLVSQIEGMPNSVMEYMAYGIPSIVSNHPGCKQLLEDSEYLIENNQKILEEKLLKLIKNKEERIKEGNLNLARIKKFNLPSYVENFDDILSQYI; this is translated from the coding sequence ATGCATCTAGAAAATAAAAACATATTAATTATACTAGATTATGGAGCATTAGGTGGTGCACAAAGGCAAGCTCTTGGTTTAGCTAAGTATTTAGTAGAAGAAAAAAAATGTGTTGTAGATTTAATGTTAGTTCACTCTGATTTTGAATCGACAGAATTTACAGAATTTAAAAAAAAATCTAAGATTAGAAATACTTTTCATATACACAATGCTTACTTTTATTTGCCTTATGAATTTTCTATAAAAAATCTAAAAAGAATAAAATGGATACTATCCTACTTATATCAATTAAGAAAAACATTAATAAATAAAAATTATGCTCTTACAATACCTTATTTAAATAAAACATCAAAGGTTGCCTTTTTAATTTATAAATTATTACCCTCTGTAAAAACTACCTTTTGGCATCAATTGGGCTTAGACTTTCTTACAAATGATCTTATAGAAAAATACATAGCCAAAAACATTCCTTTTGTAATTGGTAATGCACCCAATTGTTTCGATATTTTTAAAAATGAGTATCCAATAGCAACCTCTAAACTTCATTTATTACCACAATACTTAACTTTAGATGTAATTAATAAGGATAAAACTAAAGTAAAAAAAGAATTAGAAATTCCAACAAACACTATAGTAGTCGGTATGATTGCACATTACAGAAAAGATAAATATTTTGATTTACTCTTAGATGCCTTTTTTGAAGTATTAAAAGTAAGTAAAGAAAATATTTATTTAGTAATATTAGGTAATAAAGATAATGACGACACATCTTTAGAAATTTATAAAAATTTAAAAAACAAAGTTTTAGAGAACAATGTAGCAAATAATGTTTCAATTTTATCAAATATAGAAGTATCAGATATTTTAAACATTTTAGATATCGCAGTTTTGGTTTCACAAATAGAAGGAATGCCAAATTCTGTTATGGAGTATATGGCTTATGGTATTCCTTCAATTGTTTCCAATCACCCAGGATGCAAGCAGTTGTTAGAAGATAGTGAATACTTGATAGAAAATAATCAGAAAATCTTAGAAGAAAAATTATTAAAATTGATAAAGAATAAAGAAGAAAGAATAAAAGAAGGTAATTTAAACCTAGCACGTATTAAAAAGTTTAATTTACCTTCCTACGTAGAAAATTTTGATGATATTTTATCACAATATATTTAA
- a CDS encoding glycosyltransferase family 2 protein — protein MEDLISIIIPVYNTHQYLEACINSVNNQTYANVEVIVVDDGSNQKTKNKIQELSTKIDVLLTQENSGQSTARNLGIENAKGNYIVVLDSDDYFESTFCEKALKKIKQNNEVKIVTCRANIIFNNKIKDIFIPKGGDLSKMIIKNTAMGSCMFKRKDWQYVTGYDEKMRKGFEDWEFYIRLLKNGGYVFVIDEVLFNYRRHTLSTTTKANKIKYDLLKYIYLKHEDLYKLYFKDLVDFLLNKIELEEAQKIKIYNKIDYKIGSFILKPLRFIKK, from the coding sequence ATGGAAGACTTAATATCAATAATAATTCCTGTTTACAATACACATCAGTATTTAGAAGCATGTATTAATTCTGTTAATAACCAGACTTATGCAAATGTTGAGGTTATTGTTGTTGATGATGGATCAAATCAAAAAACAAAAAATAAAATACAAGAATTATCCACTAAAATTGATGTACTCTTAACTCAAGAAAATAGTGGGCAATCTACTGCACGAAATTTAGGGATAGAAAATGCTAAAGGTAATTATATAGTTGTGTTAGATAGTGATGATTATTTTGAATCAACTTTTTGTGAAAAGGCATTAAAAAAAATAAAACAAAATAATGAGGTTAAAATTGTTACTTGTAGAGCAAATATCATTTTTAATAATAAAATAAAAGACATATTTATACCTAAAGGAGGAGATTTATCTAAAATGATTATCAAAAATACAGCTATGGGCAGTTGTATGTTCAAAAGAAAAGATTGGCAATATGTAACTGGATATGATGAAAAAATGAGAAAAGGGTTTGAAGATTGGGAATTTTATATTCGTCTTTTAAAAAATGGAGGTTACGTATTTGTAATTGATGAAGTTTTATTTAACTACAGAAGGCACACACTTTCAACTACAACCAAAGCAAATAAAATCAAGTACGATTTATTGAAGTACATATATCTTAAACATGAAGATTTGTATAAATTATACTTTAAAGATTTAGTAGATTTTTTATTAAACAAAATTGAATTAGAGGAAGCACAAAAAATTAAAATATATAATAAAATTGACTATAAAATAGGATCATTTATATTAAAACCACTAAGATTTATAAAAAAATAA
- a CDS encoding glycosyltransferase family 2 protein, translating into MVKQPLISIILTTYNRVHFVEEMLSCILKQTYTNWECIIIDDNSIDNTKQVITNFIEEDNRFTFVIKPNIHKKGLPSSRNIGINKAKGDYLVFFDDDDYIHEKLLEICVKEFLNDKSISFVHYQKKPFTGVFKKESFKNSLNNNKSILEGNIYEKIVLRQLQIASCTIVWKTNLLKENQFNESLMYAEEWECYSRIFILKNLIGLKLDSILYFNRKHSNSNTGEFSNKNSIRINSYIDAHTVVSNLLVEKNKMTKLLKNFFFTQSYLLNSKKIVNSILQKNKFEIIKYQLFRIKYGVYAFLKKNKLIKQ; encoded by the coding sequence ATGGTTAAGCAACCTCTAATTTCAATAATTTTAACAACTTACAACAGAGTACATTTTGTAGAAGAAATGTTATCTTGTATTTTAAAACAAACTTATACTAATTGGGAGTGCATAATTATTGATGACAATTCAATAGACAACACAAAGCAGGTCATTACCAACTTTATTGAAGAAGATAATAGGTTTACCTTTGTGATAAAACCAAATATTCATAAAAAAGGGTTACCTTCAAGCAGAAATATTGGAATTAACAAAGCAAAAGGAGATTATTTAGTTTTTTTTGATGATGATGATTATATCCATGAAAAACTATTAGAAATTTGTGTAAAGGAATTTTTAAATGATAAAAGTATAAGTTTTGTGCATTATCAAAAGAAACCTTTTACAGGAGTGTTTAAAAAGGAAAGTTTTAAGAATTCATTAAATAATAATAAAAGTATTTTAGAAGGTAATATTTATGAAAAAATAGTTTTACGTCAACTACAAATTGCATCATGTACAATCGTTTGGAAAACTAATCTTTTAAAAGAAAATCAGTTTAATGAATCTTTGATGTATGCAGAAGAGTGGGAGTGCTATTCAAGAATTTTTATTTTAAAAAATTTAATTGGTTTAAAATTAGACTCAATTTTATATTTTAATAGGAAGCATTCAAACTCTAATACTGGCGAGTTTTCCAATAAAAACTCTATTAGAATAAATTCTTATATAGATGCACATACTGTAGTATCTAATCTTTTGGTAGAAAAAAACAAAATGACCAAACTCTTAAAAAACTTTTTTTTCACTCAAAGCTATCTTTTAAATTCTAAAAAAATTGTAAATTCTATATTACAAAAAAATAAATTTGAAATAATTAAATATCAACTTTTTCGAATAAAATATGGGGTATATGCTTTTTTGAAAAAAAACAAATTAATTAAACAATAA
- a CDS encoding CatB-related O-acetyltransferase — MLKYFIYKKLVQYKRYKFRQQRSKEGTFISKEAQGYENVFFEGENGIPERCKFSGNIKIGKFTTLGVNNFLHGNIEIGKYCQIGVDVSIHTTNHPIYYLSTYINKRLFNGELAQLKETKKTIIGNDVWVGHGAIILGGIKIGNGAIIAAGSVVTKDIPSYAIVAGTPAKVLKFRFEERIIEEIEELKWWDLNKNELQKIKPLFFKNLSNKTSLF; from the coding sequence ATGCTTAAATATTTTATTTATAAAAAACTTGTTCAATATAAAAGATACAAATTTAGGCAACAAAGAAGTAAAGAAGGTACTTTTATTTCTAAAGAAGCACAAGGTTATGAAAACGTTTTTTTTGAAGGAGAAAATGGCATTCCAGAACGTTGTAAATTTTCTGGAAATATAAAAATAGGCAAATTTACCACACTTGGCGTCAATAATTTTTTGCACGGAAATATAGAAATAGGTAAATATTGTCAAATTGGTGTAGATGTTTCTATACATACAACCAATCATCCAATATATTACCTTTCTACTTATATCAATAAAAGATTATTTAATGGAGAATTAGCACAGTTAAAAGAAACGAAAAAAACGATAATAGGTAATGATGTTTGGGTGGGGCATGGTGCAATAATTTTAGGAGGTATAAAAATTGGTAATGGTGCAATTATAGCTGCAGGAAGTGTAGTAACAAAAGATATACCCTCTTATGCAATTGTTGCTGGTACACCAGCAAAAGTTTTAAAATTTAGATTTGAAGAGCGAATAATAGAGGAAATAGAAGAACTGAAATGGTGGGATCTCAATAAAAATGAGCTACAAAAAATCAAACCATTATTTTTTAAAAATTTATCCAATAAAACATCATTATTTTAA
- a CDS encoding beta-1,6-N-acetylglucosaminyltransferase — protein sequence MHVDLKSNIEDFTSRIQEKNVFFIEQRVNCVWGDFSLVIATINLLQNVVKTKNKNSKILFLSGQDYPIKPLSKIDNFLVLNKSYEFIDLVMYKSKEITYQDRVLKFKINNTRKKEDIRYLWPLFKFNFKNYSLFLKLLYNNKITLKDLKSLLTFKRKSIFKEHYKGSNWFVFNYQTVVKILKYIEKNKNKIYNYYYYYYYTACADEQFFHTILKEIMIYDKSIKVLPSVHYIDWTRKNTLLPVTFKVEDLNLLINQPENLLFARKFDEKIDNKILDLIDTSINNKL from the coding sequence ATTCATGTAGATTTAAAATCAAACATAGAAGATTTTACCTCTAGGATACAAGAGAAAAATGTGTTTTTTATAGAGCAAAGGGTAAATTGTGTTTGGGGAGATTTTTCATTAGTTATTGCTACAATAAACCTTTTACAAAATGTAGTTAAAACAAAAAACAAAAACTCTAAAATATTATTTTTGAGTGGACAAGATTACCCTATAAAACCTTTAAGTAAAATAGATAACTTTTTAGTTTTAAATAAAAGTTATGAATTTATAGACTTAGTTATGTACAAATCAAAAGAAATAACATATCAGGATAGAGTTTTAAAGTTTAAAATAAATAATACAAGAAAGAAAGAAGACATTAGATATTTGTGGCCTTTATTTAAGTTTAATTTTAAAAACTATAGCTTATTTTTAAAATTATTATATAATAATAAAATTACGTTAAAAGATTTAAAATCACTTTTAACATTCAAAAGAAAATCAATTTTTAAAGAACATTACAAAGGCTCTAATTGGTTTGTTTTTAACTACCAAACAGTAGTTAAAATTTTAAAATATATAGAAAAAAATAAAAATAAAATTTACAATTATTATTATTATTATTATTATACTGCTTGTGCAGACGAACAATTTTTTCATACAATTTTAAAAGAAATTATGATTTATGATAAAAGTATTAAGGTGTTACCATCAGTACATTATATCGATTGGACTAGGAAAAACACACTTTTACCGGTAACTTTTAAAGTAGAAGATTTAAATTTATTAATCAATCAACCAGAAAATTTGCTATTTGCTAGAAAGTTTGATGAAAAAATAGATAATAAAATATTAGATTTAATTGATACAAGTATTAATAATAAATTGTAA